CTATCCCACGAAATTCGAGCAGCTTCTTTTAACCAATTTCTAGTGGATGGTTGTTCGGCTATGGTTTATGTATAGGCATCAGTGTTTCACTGTATCGGCAATACCTGCTATGAGTCCTAAAACCCACAACGGTAATTTGGAACCTTTCTGTTATAATAATGACATGTCTCAGGCAAGCGCTCATGTCTGGATGGAATTGAGCTTACTCATGCATGTGTGATATGTTGGGATTTTGCTGTTACACTAGAACTTACACAGTCCCCATTTTGTTTAGGTTGAAAATGTTGGCCCAGATCCTGTCGCTCAAGTTTTAGTGGCTTTTCCCAATATCCAAGCCAAGAACTTAGCAGCTATAAGAGCATTCGGTACTGAAGGAAAACTGAAGGGTCCAAGTACTGTTCTGCCGATTGAAGTTGTTCAACCTTCTGGTGCTCCCCCAGAACTAAGGTTCTTTTCAGCATTGTTACCCAAACCTTTGGAAAAGGGGAAAAATCTACATTTGGATGTCCTGACTGTATTTACGCACTCACTCCAACCATTCCCAGAAGAAATCACTCAAGCTGAAGCGCAACTTGTTGTCTATCAGGATAGTGCTCACTATCTTTCACCTTACCCTGTTAAGGTACAGACACTTACTATCAGATTGCCTGGCGGAAGGGTTGAATCATACACAAGGCTTCCAAACGCAAAACTTGTGGATTCAGAACTAAAATATGGGCCATTTGAAGATCTTCCCTCGTTTTCCTTCTCACCTGTGATTGTGCACTTCGAGAACAACAACCCTTTTGCAGTCGCAAAGGAAGTTAtaagggagatagagatatctCACTGGGGAAATGTGCAGATTATGGAACACTACAACATTGTCCATGGTGGTGCCAGACTTAAGGGTGAATTTTCCAGGTTCTCCTTTCTAACTTCTGTTTTAAGTTTTAAGTATCTCAACTTGTAACTAGAGAGATAAATTATTGCCAGAAGTAACTAATTATCTGTTCCCCTTGCAGGATTGACTACCAATCCAGGCCTTACGTAAGAGGGGTTTCTTCTTTTAGGCATCTTATTGCTAGACTGCCTCCAAGGGCTCACTCTATTTATTACAGAGATGAGATTGGTAATATTTCAACATCACATTTATGGAGTGATTCTAAGAAGGTACTCTTGTTATTTATCTCAGTTATCAAGGTTGTTTCAATAACTCTTGCCGAATAGTTTCACAAATCAAGCTTTCTTATTTCAGACCCAGCTGGAAATTGAACCAAGGTTTCCGTTGTTTGGCGGGTGGCAAACAACCTTTACCATTGGTTATGGTTTACCTCTTCAAGACTTTGTTTTCTATTCTGATGGAAAGAGGTTTCTTAATATCACATTTGGTTCTCCAATGGAGGAAATTCTCATAGAAAAGCTTACTGTAAAGGTATGGTGTGAGAGTGCATCGAACAAATATCTCCAAGGAGATAAGCCTTTCCGTTTTCCCCTTGTGTTCTACATTTTGATCTACGAGTTCCACTGTTCCACAATTTAAATCCTACTAGGCATAACAACTTGCAGATGAAGTGACCGTTAGTTGTTTGGAACTGAATTAGAAATTGGcacttttttttctaaattttgttaCCTGTTTATGTTGCCTTTCATGATTTCATCCCATAGTGTTATCTGCCAGTCAGAATTATCACCTTATTGCCTGAGCCTTAGATCAGGAATGTGAATAAGTTCATGCAGGCATCACTGATTAAGTGATGTCATGCTATTATTTTTTCATATTCCTTGACTCTTTGTAGTGACTGTATTGCTTTTACTTTCAATTCCcccttgtaagttttttttattggacAGGTTGTACTACCTGAAGGTTCAAAGGATATTGAAGTTTCAGTTCCCTTTCCAACAAAGCAGTGGCAAGAGGTGGTTTCTCGCTGAATGATGTACTGAGCAAATTTCTGATCCTATTCGAggattcatttatttttataacaGCAGTGATCTGTGGTGCAGGTGAAGTATTCACATCTTGACATTGTTGGAAGACCAGTTGTTGTCTTGGAGAAGCCTGATGTTATTCCAGAGCATAATTTGTATTTCCAGGTTTGTCTTCAGATTAATTATTGAGTGATTTATTTGGACACTGTTTTATGAAAAGGATAATATGTGCTAAACCCTTAATCCAACCAAATAATCTGTAAAGAAAATGAAGTACTTGATCTCAAACTGAGTTAAATTGTTTTTTATTGATAGTTTGAGACGTATGAACCAATGCGAACTTGTTTGCTGATTCCTTTGCAATATGCAGGTGTCCTACAGATTCA
The nucleotide sequence above comes from Phragmites australis chromosome 4, lpPhrAust1.1, whole genome shotgun sequence. Encoded proteins:
- the LOC133917005 gene encoding dolichyl-diphosphooligosaccharide--protein glycosyltransferase subunit 1A-like: MATPPRLAALLLLVLASTARADLVISRADRRVDLTSHIVRVLASLKVENVGPDPVAQVLVAFPNIQAKNLAAIRAFGTEGKLKGPSTVLPIEVVQPSGAPPELRFFSALLPKPLEKGKNLHLDVLTVFTHSLQPFPEEITQAEAQLVVYQDSAHYLSPYPVKVQTLTIRLPGGRVESYTRLPNAKLVDSELKYGPFEDLPSFSFSPVIVHFENNNPFAVAKEVIREIEISHWGNVQIMEHYNIVHGGARLKGEFSRIDYQSRPYVRGVSSFRHLIARLPPRAHSIYYRDEIGNISTSHLWSDSKKTQLEIEPRFPLFGGWQTTFTIGYGLPLQDFVFYSDGKRFLNITFGSPMEEILIEKLTVKVVLPEGSKDIEVSVPFPTKQWQEVKYSHLDIVGRPVVVLEKPDVIPEHNLYFQVSYRFNNISLLREPMMLITGFLLLFVACIVYMHTDMSISKNSPSYLAKLQWDEVQVTVQKIQGIFDQCLAVHDKLEVSLRDLSRTGDIQSCKAARKAADAQFKELSKELKPLLTSLQSSPQSYKIWPKVEDLIVKEREMQEKLMTRHSTVVDSFEKKLRGQDIENRIALQQQKIAALRQEVESLLEYISEI